The proteins below are encoded in one region of Macaca nemestrina isolate mMacNem1 chromosome 10, mMacNem.hap1, whole genome shotgun sequence:
- the LOC105474328 gene encoding autophagy-related protein 101, which produces MNCRSEVLEVSVEGRQVEEAMLAVLHTVLLHRSTGKFHYKKEGTYSIGTVGTQDVDCDFIDFTYVRVSSEELDRALRKVVGEFKDALRNSGGDGLGQMSLEFYQKKKSRWPFSDECIPWEVWTVKVHVVALATEQERQICREKVGEKLCEKIINIVEVMNRHEYLPKMPTQSEVDNVFDTGLRDVQPYLYKISFQITDALGTSVTTTMRRLIKDTLAL; this is translated from the exons ATGAACTGTCGCTCGGAGGTGCTGGAGGTGTCGGTGGAGGGGCGACAGGTGGAGGAAGCCATGCTGGCTGTGCTGCACACGGTGCTCCTGCACCGCAGCACGGGCAAGTTCCACTACAAGAAGGAGGGCACCTACTCCATTGGCACCGTGGGCACCCAGGATGTTGACTGTGACTTCATCGACTTCACTTACGTGCGCGTCTCTTCTGAGGAACTGGATCGTGCCCTGCGCAAGGTTGTCGGGGAGTTCAAG GATGCGCTGCGCAACTCTGGTGGTGATGGGCTGGGGCAGATGTCCTTGGAGTTCTACCAGAAGAAGAAGTCTCGCTGGCCTTTCTCAGACGAGTGCATTCCATGGGAAGTGTGGACGGTCAAGGTACATGTGGTAGCCCTGGCCACGGAGCAGGAGCGGCAGATCTGCCGGGAGAAGGTGGGTGAGAAACTCTGCGAGAAGATCATCAACATCGTGGAGGTGATGAATCGGCATGAGTACTTGCCCAAGATGCCCACACAGTCGGAGGTGGATAACGTGTTTGACACAGGCTTGCGGGACGTGCAGCCCTACCTCTACAAGATCTCCTTCCAGATCACTGATGCCCTGGGCACCTCGGTCACCACCACTATGCGCAGGCTCATCAAAGACACCCTTGCCCTCTGA